One Lujinxingia sediminis DNA segment encodes these proteins:
- a CDS encoding AMP-binding protein produces MSTSTAPTPLSEPCWVRPASALDTPQAVLDAIPAADESLAAIFWRRASAAPEKPAFYDVTLSTDGPTASPISFARMLRSVEQARAALLAQGVTDGERVILSLDDVDVFMAFMLASMTLGAIAVPLPPLTELKLSRSFNERIRAVCADCQPRALVADHRDRWDALDLASLGTTTLLDGPALLDDDAPGEPIAEEDWHRPLSQTAYLQYTSGSTGSPKGVIVTHKNLVANLRASTLAGHFSPADRSFSWLPLYHDMGLIGGPLLGLFVGFAPYLMRPSGFVARPDSWLKGITRFAATFIVAPNFAYAVVAQKLPERLLEGVDLSSVRLAFNGAEPIDHRTVDAFLDRFEPYGFKREAFFPVYGLAEATLAVAFPRPNTRVRYDSVDRNAVADDRRAPFEVPDATHALTSVSVGHVVPEHTLVLRDLQSGQALSERQVGQIHVRGPSVSPGYWGKDVSPDPELATGDIGYIADDQLYIIDRLKDLIIIAGQNFAPSDIERHVGRIKGLRLGRVVAYTRPNALGTQALHLVAEISPGTWRPFDEMEREVRHTLQHHFGLALADLHLVPPGSIPKTSSGKIKRQHTHRLAETGQLRNARDWPTRVRTRVSHIRKQLLTFSALAVERTRQLLP; encoded by the coding sequence ATGTCCACATCCACCGCTCCGACGCCCCTTTCTGAGCCTTGTTGGGTTCGCCCGGCCTCAGCCCTCGATACGCCGCAGGCGGTACTCGACGCCATCCCCGCCGCCGACGAGTCGCTCGCAGCGATCTTCTGGCGGCGCGCCAGCGCCGCGCCCGAGAAGCCCGCATTTTACGACGTCACCTTAAGCACTGACGGGCCCACCGCCTCGCCCATCAGCTTTGCGCGCATGCTGCGCTCGGTCGAACAAGCTCGCGCAGCACTCCTGGCGCAGGGCGTGACCGATGGCGAGCGCGTGATCCTCTCTCTGGACGATGTCGACGTCTTTATGGCCTTCATGCTGGCGTCGATGACCCTGGGGGCCATCGCCGTCCCGCTCCCTCCGCTGACCGAGCTGAAACTCTCCCGCAGCTTCAACGAGCGCATCCGGGCGGTCTGTGCCGACTGCCAGCCTCGTGCGCTTGTCGCGGACCACCGCGACCGCTGGGACGCCCTCGATCTGGCCAGCCTCGGCACCACCACGCTGCTCGACGGCCCGGCTCTGCTCGACGACGACGCTCCGGGCGAGCCTATCGCTGAAGAAGACTGGCACCGCCCCCTCTCCCAGACCGCGTATCTGCAGTACACCTCCGGCTCCACCGGCTCACCCAAGGGCGTGATCGTCACGCATAAAAACCTGGTGGCAAACCTGCGCGCGAGCACCCTGGCCGGGCACTTCTCGCCAGCCGACCGCTCCTTTTCCTGGCTGCCCCTTTACCACGATATGGGCCTTATCGGCGGACCACTTCTGGGACTTTTTGTCGGTTTTGCTCCCTACCTGATGCGCCCCTCGGGCTTTGTCGCCCGTCCGGACAGCTGGCTCAAAGGCATCACCCGCTTTGCAGCCACCTTCATCGTCGCGCCCAACTTCGCCTACGCCGTGGTCGCGCAGAAGTTGCCCGAGCGCCTCCTCGAAGGGGTCGACCTCTCCTCGGTACGCCTGGCTTTCAACGGTGCCGAGCCCATCGATCACCGCACCGTCGACGCCTTCCTCGACCGTTTTGAGCCCTATGGGTTTAAACGCGAAGCCTTCTTTCCGGTCTACGGCCTGGCCGAGGCCACCCTTGCGGTTGCCTTTCCGCGGCCCAACACCCGGGTGCGCTACGACAGCGTCGACCGCAACGCCGTGGCCGACGATCGCCGGGCCCCTTTCGAAGTCCCCGACGCCACCCACGCGCTTACCTCCGTCAGTGTGGGCCACGTGGTACCGGAGCACACCCTTGTACTGCGCGATCTTCAGAGCGGTCAGGCTCTGAGCGAGCGCCAGGTCGGCCAGATTCATGTGCGCGGCCCCTCGGTCTCACCGGGCTACTGGGGCAAAGACGTCAGTCCCGACCCGGAGCTCGCCACCGGAGATATCGGCTACATCGCCGACGACCAGCTCTACATCATCGATCGCCTCAAAGATCTGATCATCATCGCCGGCCAGAACTTCGCTCCCTCCGACATCGAGCGTCACGTCGGACGCATCAAAGGACTGCGTCTGGGCCGGGTGGTGGCCTACACCCGACCGAATGCTCTGGGCACTCAGGCCCTGCACCTGGTCGCCGAGATCTCGCCGGGCACCTGGAGGCCCTTCGATGAGATGGAGCGCGAGGTCCGTCACACCCTTCAGCATCACTTCGGACTGGCGCTGGCCGATCTTCATCTCGTACCGCCCGGCTCCATCCCCAAAACGTCCAGCGGCAAGATCAAACGTCAGCATACCCACCGTCTGGCCGAAACCGGCCAACTTCGCAACGCTCGCGACTGGCCCACACGGGTTCGGACCCGTGTCAGTCACATAAGAAAACAACTTCTGACCTTCAGCGCCCTTGCCGTCGAACGCACTCGGCAGTTATTACCCTGA
- a CDS encoding enoyl-CoA hydratase/isomerase family protein: MSPPIFSTHLDDGGVLHVRMDTPGSEVNIFSARAAEELIALMASVDPQTTRALVFKSAKTRSFINGAQLMLASAVQSPESIFEMTALLRRAYASVKRCPVPTIALVTGSCYGCGVEFSLNCDFRVATDSPDATFYMTEIADYLNTPAFGSTQRLPPMMGLERGLGFLLWGHRLWGKRALEYRLVDAVLPLDGIDAALDALIQRILSDQLQPHVPQAEPTDRIARVTEETRALIAGLPDDYHRIYTRCLDLMVHAAHRGTHPPTEDDFRRELAAAGETLVERQAQAARSFLYLRQVAERVHVRRLPLRAPLQLTLQCGVDPHADAFFEELSARPLRHVRYQGVDADTSAPDAPLSLLHAATRDADESGAPPPLAMAIHGGAPPTALPDNEVFQLRRPLPRLTLEANERALPGTGTRPLLEVRLPSNCERAPGHLFEWLDACGFAVIFSRARGTFLSDRFLLATLAPSLASLRSGLSPADVHATLRHMGMVPSPILSARQSFTPEALEDALTSFLPETWEGPVDQHLRDLLGDRPSAPGTPSEPLDAAIHLNLLAIILSARERGELAHPTVADVIARELLGYPVGRTSLCEHLTPAQLKTMLEQVDPLLLPASHIVLAQAFVEQARAFYV; encoded by the coding sequence ATGAGCCCGCCAATCTTCTCGACACATCTCGACGACGGTGGCGTGCTGCACGTGCGGATGGATACACCGGGCAGCGAAGTCAACATCTTCAGCGCCCGCGCCGCCGAAGAGCTCATTGCGTTGATGGCTTCCGTTGATCCGCAGACAACCCGCGCGCTCGTCTTCAAAAGCGCCAAGACCCGCAGCTTTATCAACGGTGCGCAGCTGATGTTGGCAAGCGCCGTGCAGTCCCCCGAGAGCATCTTTGAGATGACCGCGCTGCTGCGTCGCGCCTACGCCAGCGTCAAACGCTGTCCGGTGCCCACCATCGCCCTGGTCACCGGCTCCTGCTACGGCTGCGGGGTGGAGTTCTCGCTCAACTGTGACTTCCGGGTGGCCACCGACAGCCCCGACGCCACCTTTTACATGACCGAGATCGCCGACTACCTGAACACCCCCGCCTTCGGCAGCACCCAGCGTCTGCCCCCGATGATGGGCCTTGAGCGGGGACTGGGATTTCTGCTCTGGGGCCATCGCCTCTGGGGCAAGCGCGCGCTGGAGTACCGTCTCGTCGACGCGGTGCTCCCCCTTGATGGCATCGACGCAGCCCTCGATGCACTCATCCAGCGGATTCTAAGCGATCAACTTCAACCCCACGTCCCGCAGGCGGAGCCGACCGACCGCATCGCCCGTGTGACCGAAGAAACGCGCGCACTCATCGCCGGCCTGCCCGACGACTACCACCGCATCTACACGCGCTGCCTCGATCTGATGGTGCACGCTGCACATCGCGGCACGCATCCGCCCACCGAAGACGACTTCCGCCGGGAGCTCGCCGCCGCCGGTGAGACCCTGGTGGAGCGGCAGGCTCAGGCAGCTCGCTCCTTTCTCTACCTGCGTCAGGTCGCCGAGCGGGTTCATGTGCGCCGCCTCCCTCTGCGCGCCCCCCTTCAACTTACTCTTCAGTGCGGCGTCGATCCCCACGCTGACGCCTTCTTCGAGGAGTTAAGCGCACGGCCCCTTCGCCACGTCCGCTATCAAGGTGTCGACGCCGATACGAGTGCCCCGGACGCCCCGCTCTCGCTGCTCCACGCCGCAACCCGCGACGCCGACGAAAGCGGAGCACCACCACCTCTCGCCATGGCGATCCACGGCGGCGCACCACCCACCGCGCTGCCCGATAACGAGGTCTTCCAGCTGCGTCGCCCTCTTCCCCGACTTACCCTGGAGGCCAACGAGCGCGCGCTCCCCGGCACCGGCACCCGCCCCCTGCTGGAGGTGCGCCTGCCTTCGAACTGCGAGCGCGCACCGGGTCACCTCTTTGAATGGCTGGATGCCTGTGGCTTTGCCGTCATCTTCTCGCGTGCCCGAGGCACCTTCCTCAGCGATCGTTTCCTGCTCGCCACACTGGCCCCCTCGCTTGCGAGCCTTCGCTCCGGGCTTAGCCCGGCCGATGTGCATGCAACGCTCCGCCACATGGGTATGGTCCCCTCCCCCATCCTGAGCGCTCGCCAGAGCTTTACCCCTGAGGCCCTCGAAGACGCGCTTACCTCCTTCCTTCCCGAGACCTGGGAGGGGCCTGTGGACCAGCATCTACGGGATCTTCTTGGCGACCGCCCCTCGGCTCCCGGCACCCCCTCCGAGCCTCTCGATGCGGCCATTCATCTCAACCTGCTGGCGATCATTCTCAGCGCGCGTGAGCGCGGCGAGCTGGCCCATCCCACCGTGGCCGACGTCATCGCCCGTGAGCTTCTGGGCTACCCGGTCGGGCGCACAAGCCTCTGCGAGCACCTGACTCCTGCTCAGCTCAAAACGATGCTTGAGCAGGTCGATCCGCTCCTGCTTCCGGCCTCTCACATCGTCCTCGCGCAGGCCTTCGTCGAGCAGGCCCGTGCCTTCTACGTCTGA
- a CDS encoding acyl carrier protein translates to MRASFSTVEKAIRAAASNPLPETIREDHSFLLDLGFDSLTITVLTLELEGYVGQPVLLNRWVESASNPTDLTVGSLCDYLDQVVSV, encoded by the coding sequence GTGAGAGCGTCTTTCTCCACCGTAGAAAAGGCAATTCGCGCCGCTGCAAGCAACCCCCTTCCGGAGACGATCCGCGAGGACCACTCTTTTCTGCTCGACCTGGGCTTCGACTCGCTCACCATCACCGTGCTCACCCTGGAGCTGGAGGGCTACGTAGGCCAGCCCGTGCTCTTAAATCGCTGGGTGGAATCCGCTTCCAACCCCACCGACCTCACCGTGGGCTCGCTCTGCGACTACCTCGACCAGGTGGTGAGCGTATGA
- a CDS encoding cytochrome P450, translating to MSLPPRPELSSVQQTLQWMTRPYGFLEECAAGLGETFALDFRGYGVGVIFSNSEAIQEILGGDPEVFWAGAGNGILKPFLGENSLLLLEGERHRRERKLLMPSFGRGRVQAYGELIHRVTREICRSWAFDEPFAVRPSMQKVAFRLIIEMVFGPERTERRRRLSLAFAAVLDDELFNLALLSQRAGGEAAGQRWAQFVAQLDELSALIYAEIDERRAMVNQDRGDILAVLLEARDEEGQPMLREEIHDELLTLMATGHESTATALAWGIYWLLSSPEVYERARREMVALGPECTGAQIASSDYLEAVVKEILRLTPVIPVIARQVQRQVRVGGFTLEPGMVAMPAIYLAHRRAEVFEEPERFWPERFLDRTYRSHQFLPFGGGVRRCIGARLAMYEMKIVLGTLLRNVHLELAGERALRPVRRLVTIAPSGGTQVVRRREEVMAGP from the coding sequence ATGTCTTTACCTCCCCGTCCCGAACTCTCGAGTGTGCAGCAGACCCTGCAGTGGATGACTCGCCCTTACGGGTTTTTAGAGGAGTGCGCCGCGGGGCTCGGTGAGACCTTCGCGCTGGACTTTCGGGGCTACGGCGTCGGGGTGATTTTCAGCAATTCGGAGGCCATTCAGGAGATTCTGGGAGGCGATCCGGAGGTCTTCTGGGCAGGCGCGGGAAATGGGATTCTGAAGCCCTTTCTTGGCGAAAACTCACTGCTTTTGCTGGAGGGAGAGCGTCACCGGCGCGAGCGTAAGCTCTTGATGCCGAGTTTTGGGCGCGGGAGAGTGCAGGCGTATGGAGAGCTGATTCATCGGGTGACCCGCGAGATCTGCAGGAGTTGGGCATTTGATGAGCCCTTCGCGGTGCGCCCCTCGATGCAGAAGGTAGCGTTTCGGCTAATCATTGAGATGGTGTTCGGGCCGGAGCGCACCGAGCGCAGGCGTCGACTCTCGCTGGCGTTCGCGGCGGTGCTGGACGATGAACTCTTTAACCTTGCCCTGCTCAGCCAGCGGGCCGGTGGCGAGGCCGCCGGGCAACGCTGGGCTCAATTTGTGGCGCAGCTCGATGAGCTCTCCGCCCTGATTTATGCCGAGATCGACGAGCGCCGCGCCATGGTCAATCAGGACCGTGGCGACATTCTGGCGGTGCTTCTGGAGGCCCGTGATGAGGAGGGCCAGCCGATGCTTCGCGAAGAGATTCACGACGAGCTGCTCACGCTGATGGCGACCGGGCATGAGTCGACGGCCACGGCCCTGGCATGGGGAATCTACTGGTTACTCAGCTCACCGGAGGTCTACGAGCGAGCACGTCGCGAGATGGTCGCGTTGGGGCCGGAGTGCACGGGGGCGCAGATCGCGAGCAGCGACTATCTGGAAGCGGTGGTCAAAGAAATCTTGAGGCTGACGCCGGTGATTCCGGTGATCGCTCGACAGGTTCAGCGTCAGGTCAGGGTGGGGGGCTTCACGCTGGAGCCGGGGATGGTGGCGATGCCTGCTATCTACCTGGCCCACCGGCGCGCGGAGGTCTTTGAAGAGCCGGAGCGCTTCTGGCCGGAGCGTTTTCTCGACCGCACCTACCGATCCCATCAGTTTTTGCCTTTTGGCGGCGGCGTGCGGCGTTGCATTGGTGCGAGGCTGGCGATGTACGAGATGAAAATCGTGCTGGGAACCCTGCTGCGAAACGTGCACCTGGAACTCGCCGGAGAGCGCGCGCTTCGGCCGGTGAGACGACTTGTGACGATTGCTCCTTCGGGAGGAACGCAGGTCGTGCGACGTCGTGAAGAGGTCATGGCAGGGCCGTGA
- a CDS encoding FAD-dependent monooxygenase, which translates to MSEPVVIVGAGIGGLSAALCLAQRQCPVVVVERFAEVREVGAGILLGPNASRVLYGCGLGEALERVSAPMTRVGIGADRGERFVEKEVEEQADAPFRMVHRAQLHGVLYEAVIQHPLVEVELGLPVQGFEQDLEARGVRALGKGLTSRWGVALVGCDGLHSAVRTQLHPGEVEPVYHGYTCWRGITSTFEHEGFSRGMLLELQGRGLRAGMGYIDEERVYWWATANAPQGEHDGEDVIEDLQRRFQAFPDYFRAMIAATPPAQVLRNDIFDRPPLKRWGEKNVTLLGDAAHPMAPNLGQGACSAIEDAAMLAACLGELWEDGATPQPEEVVASSRRYEAGRQKRTATLQRLSRRFGTIGQLEHPLAVWMREQAMRWTPRAILDRQQAAIWDYRVEMDSDPR; encoded by the coding sequence GTGTCCGAGCCAGTTGTGATTGTGGGAGCGGGGATCGGGGGGCTGAGTGCGGCGTTATGTCTCGCGCAACGCCAGTGCCCGGTAGTGGTGGTCGAGCGTTTCGCGGAGGTTCGGGAGGTCGGCGCCGGAATTCTGCTGGGACCGAACGCCTCCCGGGTGCTCTACGGATGTGGACTCGGCGAGGCGTTGGAGCGTGTGAGTGCTCCGATGACGCGAGTGGGCATCGGGGCGGATCGCGGGGAGCGTTTTGTTGAGAAAGAGGTCGAGGAGCAAGCTGACGCGCCCTTTCGTATGGTTCATCGCGCGCAGTTGCACGGCGTGCTCTATGAGGCGGTGATACAGCATCCGCTCGTGGAGGTTGAGCTGGGCCTGCCGGTGCAGGGATTTGAACAAGATCTCGAAGCGCGAGGCGTGCGGGCTCTCGGAAAGGGGCTGACGAGCCGGTGGGGTGTGGCGCTGGTCGGCTGTGATGGTCTTCACTCCGCGGTCCGCACACAGCTCCATCCCGGAGAGGTTGAGCCGGTCTATCACGGCTACACCTGCTGGCGAGGCATCACCTCCACCTTTGAACACGAGGGGTTCTCGCGCGGGATGTTGCTGGAGTTGCAGGGACGAGGGCTGCGCGCGGGAATGGGATATATCGATGAGGAGCGGGTCTACTGGTGGGCTACTGCCAACGCCCCGCAGGGAGAGCACGATGGCGAGGATGTGATTGAGGATCTGCAGCGGCGCTTCCAGGCTTTTCCCGACTACTTTCGAGCGATGATTGCTGCGACACCCCCTGCACAGGTGCTTCGCAACGACATCTTCGATCGTCCTCCGCTAAAGCGCTGGGGCGAAAAGAACGTGACGCTGCTCGGCGATGCAGCGCATCCGATGGCACCCAATCTGGGGCAGGGCGCGTGCTCGGCGATCGAAGATGCCGCGATGCTCGCCGCATGCCTGGGCGAGCTCTGGGAGGATGGCGCAACGCCGCAGCCGGAGGAGGTGGTCGCCTCATCGAGGCGTTATGAGGCCGGTCGACAAAAGCGCACTGCGACGTTGCAGCGCCTCTCCCGTCGTTTCGGCACGATCGGTCAGCTGGAGCATCCACTGGCGGTCTGGATGCGGGAGCAGGCGATGCGGTGGACGCCGCGGGCGATCCTGGATCGGCAACAGGCAGCGATCTGGGATTACCGCGTCGAGATGGATTCGGACCCGCGGTGA
- a CDS encoding protein kinase domain-containing protein has product MKTDTLPPGSAVGQYHVIRKLGEGAAGQVYLAHHKILDRDFALKILHPEWVGNDQLTRRFFQEARHATRLKHPNIVGVITADQHKDFYYLVMEFVDGVCLEDILTRQQRLPAERAIPYIVGVLRGLEHAHHNGMLHRDVKADNIIVESATDRARLLDFGLVKDTEATQKLTAQHAVVGTPYYMPPEQWRGEEVDARADIYSAAVTLYYALSGRFPFPGRSPLAVAHRLMSEPHDPLGSIQLFGQSTSAPKLVTILDRALARERDLRPSSASQLAGELEQWLEQQRPAPTAKTSSRSFAYAPPHAEPTMNIPSPNLVTEPVEIAPNTYWVGKRPPNEIFYANPYLRHFPGEQGQEDFNLIIDPGSTKDFSVVQAKVGRVIGTINNLSSIFINHQDPDVGSSVGVLLGRHTPHAHVLCTEDTWRLIQYYNVPRERFVALERFPRGIKLPTGDVVRPVPSPFCHFVGAMMLYDPTTRVLFTGDLFGSLTDKDAEGLYVDESDWAGMRAFHQIYMPTQGAVRYALSKIRELTPAVEIIAPQHGRVLRGHWVKEYIDRLWNLPVGLDILDDRHSSPEELQAWTTVLNRLVEVARQAIGDEVYALLESDPNLSGILSVNSGAVEITSLGKTTVERAVRLICEHVTPDVASAIKYEAVYSANELSLPTPMVELDEDGPEVASSQLDPVADAGFSKV; this is encoded by the coding sequence GTGAAGACCGACACCCTCCCCCCCGGCAGCGCCGTGGGCCAGTACCACGTCATCCGCAAGCTCGGCGAAGGCGCCGCCGGACAGGTCTACCTGGCCCACCACAAGATCCTTGATCGCGACTTCGCCCTGAAAATCCTTCATCCCGAGTGGGTCGGAAATGACCAGCTTACTCGCCGATTTTTTCAGGAAGCCCGCCACGCCACGCGCCTTAAGCACCCCAACATCGTCGGGGTGATCACCGCCGATCAGCACAAGGACTTCTACTACCTGGTGATGGAGTTCGTCGACGGCGTCTGCCTTGAGGACATCCTCACCCGCCAACAACGGCTGCCGGCGGAGCGCGCCATCCCCTACATCGTCGGCGTCTTGCGCGGGCTAGAGCACGCCCACCACAACGGGATGCTCCACCGCGACGTCAAAGCCGACAACATCATCGTCGAAAGCGCCACCGATCGGGCGCGGCTCCTCGACTTCGGCCTGGTTAAAGACACCGAGGCCACCCAGAAACTTACCGCTCAGCACGCCGTCGTCGGCACCCCTTATTATATGCCCCCCGAGCAGTGGCGTGGTGAAGAGGTGGATGCCCGCGCCGACATCTATTCAGCCGCGGTAACGCTCTATTACGCACTCAGCGGTCGCTTCCCCTTTCCGGGCCGCTCCCCGCTGGCTGTGGCTCATCGCCTGATGAGCGAGCCCCACGACCCCCTGGGCTCGATTCAGCTCTTCGGTCAGTCTACGTCCGCCCCGAAACTTGTCACCATCCTCGATCGCGCCCTGGCCCGCGAGCGCGACCTGCGCCCCTCCTCCGCCTCCCAGCTTGCCGGAGAATTGGAGCAATGGCTCGAGCAGCAACGCCCCGCCCCGACCGCCAAAACCTCGTCGAGATCCTTCGCTTACGCGCCCCCACATGCCGAGCCGACCATGAACATCCCGTCTCCCAACCTCGTGACCGAGCCCGTCGAGATCGCCCCCAACACCTACTGGGTCGGCAAGCGCCCCCCCAATGAGATCTTCTATGCCAACCCCTACCTGCGCCACTTCCCCGGCGAGCAGGGGCAGGAGGATTTCAACCTGATCATCGACCCGGGCTCCACCAAAGACTTTAGCGTGGTGCAGGCCAAGGTCGGACGTGTCATCGGGACGATCAACAACCTCAGCTCGATCTTCATCAACCACCAGGACCCCGACGTCGGCTCCTCGGTGGGCGTGCTTCTGGGGCGACACACCCCCCACGCGCACGTGCTCTGTACCGAAGACACCTGGCGGCTGATCCAGTATTACAACGTGCCTCGCGAGCGCTTCGTGGCCCTGGAGCGCTTTCCCCGCGGCATCAAGCTGCCCACTGGCGATGTCGTGCGCCCGGTCCCCAGCCCCTTCTGCCACTTCGTCGGCGCGATGATGCTCTACGATCCGACCACCCGCGTGCTCTTCACCGGCGATCTCTTTGGCAGCCTCACGGACAAAGACGCCGAAGGCCTTTACGTCGACGAGTCGGACTGGGCCGGCATGCGCGCCTTCCACCAGATCTATATGCCCACCCAGGGTGCGGTACGCTATGCCCTGAGCAAGATTCGCGAGCTGACTCCGGCCGTCGAAATCATCGCCCCCCAGCACGGCCGCGTGCTGCGGGGACACTGGGTCAAAGAATACATCGACCGACTCTGGAACCTGCCGGTGGGACTGGACATCCTCGACGATCGTCACAGCAGCCCCGAAGAGTTGCAGGCCTGGACCACCGTGCTCAACCGACTGGTCGAAGTTGCCCGTCAGGCCATTGGTGATGAGGTCTATGCCCTGCTGGAATCCGATCCAAACCTCAGCGGCATCCTCTCGGTGAACTCCGGCGCCGTCGAGATCACCTCGCTTGGCAAGACCACCGTAGAGCGAGCCGTGCGCCTTATCTGCGAACACGTCACCCCGGATGTGGCCAGCGCCATCAAGTACGAAGCGGTCTACTCCGCCAACGAACTCAGCCTGCCCACACCGATGGTCGAGCTCGATGAAGACGGCCCCGAAGTCGCAAGCTCCCAGCTCGATCCGGTCGCCGACGCCGGATTCTCCAAAGTCTGA
- a CDS encoding alpha/beta hydrolase — protein MSTSILDHPRITRSYFFPRADTPDTITFVHSGETRLACASYVHDPDAHTLVHFHGNGEVVADYIPWMADLLAGFGLNSFFVEYRGYGGSTGSPGLINMLDDVDAVVDALDQPPERLFAFGRSVGSIYALELAHRHPQIAGLVLESGIADVLERVLLRVSPSDLDSTFDEVQRETQRYFDHEAKLAAFRKPLLIMHALRDHLVDVSHARRMHAWSRSYQKRLAIFEHGDHNSIFDANRTEYLRALRLFLSLHARPR, from the coding sequence ATGAGCACCTCCATCCTTGACCACCCCCGTATCACGCGCAGTTATTTCTTCCCCCGCGCCGACACCCCCGACACGATCACCTTTGTGCACAGTGGCGAGACCAGGCTGGCATGCGCCAGCTACGTGCATGACCCCGACGCCCACACCCTGGTGCACTTCCACGGCAACGGAGAAGTCGTCGCCGACTATATCCCCTGGATGGCCGATCTGCTGGCTGGCTTCGGGCTGAACAGCTTCTTCGTTGAGTACCGCGGCTACGGCGGCTCCACAGGAAGCCCGGGGCTCATCAACATGCTCGACGACGTCGACGCCGTCGTCGATGCCCTTGATCAGCCCCCCGAACGCCTCTTTGCCTTTGGTCGCTCCGTCGGCTCGATCTACGCACTGGAACTTGCTCATCGCCACCCGCAGATCGCCGGCCTCGTCCTGGAAAGCGGCATCGCCGATGTGCTTGAGCGCGTCCTCCTGCGCGTGAGCCCCTCCGACCTCGACAGCACCTTCGACGAGGTTCAGCGCGAGACGCAGCGCTACTTCGACCACGAAGCCAAGCTCGCCGCCTTTCGCAAGCCCCTGCTGATCATGCACGCATTACGCGATCACCTTGTCGACGTCAGCCACGCCCGCCGCATGCACGCCTGGTCGCGCTCCTACCAGAAGCGCCTGGCGATCTTTGAGCACGGCGACCACAACTCAATCTTCGATGCCAACCGCACCGAATACCTGCGGGCCCTGCGTCTTTTCCTGAGTCTCCACGCTCGTCCGAGATAA